The sequence CGACCTGGCGGCTCACCGTGGACTTGTCCAGGGCGTAGTGCGCCGCGAGATCGGTGGCCCGGCAGCCGCCGCTCTCCTCCAGATGGCCGAGCAGGGTGTACGACACCAGGGACAGCTCGGGGTGCATACGGCCGGCCGAGGCGCGGGCCCGGCGGGCGAAGACCGTCATCTCGCGCTGGATCGCCTCGACGGCCGACTCCGTGGTGCGCACGGGACCTCCCTCCTGCGGCGTTCTCCGGTGCTCCGCATTCCGGTTGCAGAGTACAACTCGCGACGTCAGGGGGCCGAACCCGGCCATGTCCGGTGGGGTATGGTGACCGTCCGGTCGCGGAGGTGCGCGGCCCCGAGTGCGAGGAGGTGGGACCCATATCCGCTGTGTCAGCCGGGGTGCTCTCTCCTCGTGACGGCGCGGTGCACCGGCAGCGGTGACCGCGGGAGCGCCCTGCGGTCTCGCGCTCCCGAAAGGCATCCGTCCTTCCATGCCCACTCCCTCTTCCCTTTCCCCGGCGGCCGTCGTCTCCGCGTTGCGTGCCGCCGGGTGCGTGTTCGCCGAGGACGAGGCGGAGTTGATACTCGCCACCGCCCGGGACGCCGCCGAACTCGCCTCGATGGTGGACCGCCGCGCGGCCGGTCTGCCGCTCGAACACGTCCTCGGCTGGGCCGAGTTCCACGGGCTGCGCATCGCCGTCGAGCCCGGCGTGTTCGTCCCCCGCCGCCGTACCGAGTTCCTGGTGGACCGGGCGCTGGCCGAGGCCCCGGACGCCTCCGTCGTCGTGGACCTGTGCTGCGGCTCCGGCGCGCTCGGCGCGGCCCTCGCCGCCGCGCTGGACGGGGCGCGGGTGCACGCCGCCGACATCGACCCGGCCGCCGTCCAGTGCGCCCGCCGCAACCTCGCCCCCTACGGCGGCCACGCCCACCAGGGCGACCTCTACGCCGCCCTGCCCGCCGTCCTGCGCGGCCGTGTCGGTCTCCTGACGGCCAACGTGCCCTACGTCCCCACTCCCGACCTCCCGCTGCTCCCCGCCGAGGCCCGCGACCACGAGCCGCCCACCGCCCTCGACGGCGGCCCCGACGGCCTCGCCGTCCTGCGCCGGGTCGCCGCCGGGGCCCCCGCCTGGCTCGCCCTTGGCGGCCGGCTCCTGTCCGAGACCAGCGAACGCCAGGCCCCGGCCGCGCTCGCCGCCTTCACCGAGGCGGGCCTGAGCGCCCATGTGGCGGTCTCGGAGGAGTGGTCGGCGCATGTGGTGATCGGAGTGCGGGATAAAGCCGTGTGAACACGACGGAAGCCGACAGCCGTGTGAACACGACGGAAGCCGCCCCGCGCGCCGTCAGCACTCCTTCGCGCGGGCGATGAGCAGGGCCACGTCGTCGTGGTTGTCCGGGTGGTGGAGGGTGCGCAGGAGGAGGTCGCAGGTCTCCTCCAGGGGGCGGGTGGGGTCGGTCAGCAGGGACAGCATGAGGTCCAGGCGTTCGTCCAGGGTGTGGTGGCGGGTCTCCACCAGGCCGTCGGTGTAGAGGACCAGTTCGTCGCCCGGGGCGAAGTCGACCGTGACGGTGGAGAAGGAGACGCCGCCGACGCCGAGGGGGACACCGGTGGGCAGGTCGAGCAGTTCCGGGGGCCGGCCGGGGCGGATCCGGGCCGGGGGCAGATGGCCGGCGTTGGCGATGCGGCACTGCCGCAGCCGCGGGTCGTGGACGGCGTACACACAGGTCGCGATGGAGTGGTCCAGGGCCGAGGTGGTCTTGTCCAGGTGCGCCAGGAGCACCGCGGGGTCCAGGCCGAGCGCGGTCAGTGTGGTGGTCGCGGTGCGCAGCCGGCCCATCGTCGCGGCCGCCCCGATCCCGCTGCCCATGACATCGCCGACCACCAGCGCGGTCCGCCCGCCCTCCAGCGGGATCACGTCGAACCAGTCCCCGCCGACCTCGCTGGTGGCCCCCGCCGGCTGATAGCGCGAGGCCACTTCGAGCCCGGTCGTCACCGGCGGGCTGCTCGGCAGCAGGCTGCGCTGGAGGGTGAGCGCGGTGTTGCGGGCGTTCTGGTACCAGCGGGCGTTGTCGATCTGCACCGCCGCGCGCGCCGCCAGCTCCCGGGCGAGCAGCACGTCGTCCGCGTCGAACGGCCGCGCGTTGACGGTCCGCTTGAGATCGAGCGCGCCCAGCACCTCGCCGCGCGCGATGAGCGGCACCGCGAGGTACGAGTGCAGCCCCGCCCGCCCGAGCAGCACGGCCGCCTCCGGGGAGCGGGCGATGCGCGGCAGGTCCTCGTCCTTCACCCGGGGCACCAGCACCGCCTCGCCCGTGCGCACGCACTCGGTGACCAGCCGGTCGGGCGCGTACCGGGCGATCCTGCCGGGCGTGTCCGCGGCCCGTACGGCGTCCGAGGCGTCCTCGGGGCGCAGCGCGAGGGCCCGCAGCACCGCCGGGTCCATGGGACCGAGGGTGCTGGGACGGCCCTCCACCACCGCCTCCAGCAGGTCCACGGCGGCCACGTCGGCCAGTTCCGGCACCGCGACCTCGGCCAGCTCCCGGGCCGTACGGTCCAGTTCGAGCGTCGTACCGATCCGGGCCCCGGCGTCGGCGATCACCGCGAGCCGGCGCCGTGCCGCCTCCGCCTCCATGGCGGCCCGGTGCTGCTCGGTGATGTCGGCCACCGAGCAGGCCACGCCCAGCACATGGCCCGCCGCGTCGTCCAGCCGGTACAGCGAGACCGCCCAGGTGTGGTCCGCGTCCGGGTCCGCGGGCGTACGGCCGACGACGATGTGGTCGATCAGCGGCGCGCCCGTCTCCAGCACCCGGCGGGCCCCGGCCTCCATGCCCGCGATGTCCAGCTCCGGCACCACGTCGGCCATCCGGCGCCCCAGGTGCTCGGCGGCGGGGCGCCCGTTGATCCGCTCCAGGGCGGGGTTGACCGACACGAACCGCAGCTCCGTGTCGAACACGGCGAGCCCGGCCGGGGACTGCATGACCATCCGCTCGGACAGCGCCACGTCCTGTTCGAGGCGCCGTACGGTCGAGCGGTCGGCGGCGAGCCCGAGGGCGTACACCCTGCCGCGGGCGTCCAGCAGCCGCATGTTGCGGAACTCCACCAGACGGGTGCTGCCGTCCTTGTGCCGGACCGGGAAGCCGCCGGCCCAGCTCTGCCCGGTGGTCATGACATCGGCGAAGAGTTTGCCGACCAGCTGCATGTGCCGCTCGTCCACCATCAGCCGGGCCGCGTACTGGCCGAGCGCCTCCCGCGCCGTGTAGCCGAACAGCTCCTCGGCCTGGGGGCTCCACAGCGCGATCCGGCCGTCGGTGTCCAGGACCACCGAGGCCACCGCGAGCACGTCGAGGAGGCCGCCCGGCGGCACGGGCCCGCGGGCCGGCTCGCCGCCCTCCGCCGCCGCAGCCCCGGCTGCACTCATGCCACGCACCGCCTTCGCCCGTCCGGACGGCACGCCGTCCCCCGTGCCGGTTCCCCACGTCCTGTCGCGCTCACATCCGACTCTCCGACGCCGTCGCCGTCAACCTCCACCATCTCTCAACCCGGCGGCGGGCGTCCGCCCGAGCCGGCGCCCGGCCGGGGCGCCGGGAGGGTCCGCGCGGACCGTACCGCGCGGCCGGGGGCGCCGGGAGAGTTCATGTCCGGGTTGCTGCATTGGCCTGTACATGACGATCCAGTCCGGGCCAGACTGTGCGCCGTTCGAGTGTCCCCACCGCCCGTTCGAGGAGTTGGTCATGCCCGCGTCCGCCCGGTCACGCCGCAACGGAGCCCTCGCCGCGTTCGTCACGCTCGCCGCCGCCCTGTCCCTCGCCGTGCCCGCCCCCGCCTCCGCCGCCGGCACCTGGACGGAGACCGGCTCGGACCGCGCCGATCCGCTGACCGAGAGCCAGGGGCTGGCCTCCGTCGAGGTCCCGGCGGGCAGCCCCAACCGCTACACCGGCATCGGCACCGTCCCGCTGAGCGACTCCGTCCGGGGCTGGAACCACGTCGGCGACCCGGACGCGTCGTACGAGGGCTACTACATCGAGCCCTACCAGGAGGACTCCGGCACCGCGAAGATGTACCGGGTGCAGGCGCCCGACGGCACCTGGTCGGAGTACGTGCACCAGCTGAGCCCCGGCGAGGCCCTGAACAACTCCTGGGACGCGATCACCCCGGACGGGCAGTGGATGCTGTCCGGCGAGTGGGGCACGATGAACCGGCTGCTGGTCTTCCCGACACCGGGCGAGAACCGCGGTACGTCGCCCTCGGTGAACCTCCCGCTGGCCGCCACGGTGCGCCTGGACCACGCCGTCAGCGACGTCCAGGGCTGCGACTTCTCCGGCCCGACCACCCTGCTCTGCTCCTCCGACGACTCCGACGGGAGCCTCTTCGGCATCACCGAGCCGCTGCTCCAGATCGACCTGTCGGCCCCGCCGAGCGGCTCCGGCGATGTCACCGGGCATGTCACGGCGCTGCGCCGGCTGCCGCTGCGCAGCGCGTGCTCCGGCACCTTCGAGGCGGAGGGCATCGACTACGACCGGCGCAGCGGCATCCTGCGCGTGATCGTGGTGTCGCCGGGCATCTGCGTGCTCACCGACAGCAAGACGTACAAGTTCTCCCTCGGCTGACCCCGCGCCGCGCGTGCGGGCGCAGGAGGGCGGTGTTTTCCTGGGCGGGGGGGGATGGGCGCGGCGCGGCGGGGTACTCCGGGCAGCGCAGCCCGGCCACGAAAGGAGCGATCAATGGCGAACGAGGACCGGTCGCATCCGGAAACCGTCACGGTGGAGATCAGCGGATGCTCCATGGACGACGCGCGTCTCGTCTTCGAGGCGCTGAACACGTGCTTCGCGTCCGACCGGGGCAAGGACGAGGTGCCCCGGCAACTCCACGAGAGCCGCCCCATGGTGTGGCTCGGCAGTTACGAGGTCACGGACACCCGGGGCGGGGGCTGCCCACCGGTCCACCTCGGCTCGTCCGTGCAGGCGGACGTCCAGGGCGGCTACTGGGCCGTGGACCGCTTCCGCCACACCCTGGACTCCATGTTCACCGTCGAGGAGACCAGCGCGGCCTCCGGCGACCAGGAACGCGATCTGCATCTGCGCCTGGAGAGCCTGTGACGACGCACGACTGACGGCGCACCTCTGCCACGACCGACGACACGCCGTTACGACGCCCCCGGCCGGTCCCGCACCGGCCGGGGCGTACTGCGCCAGGCCGTGCCCGAAGGGCCAGTCGGCGGACGCGTTCTCGGTGACCGTCACGAACACGTTCGCCGGATCGGTCCCGGTGCGCTCGCGCACCAGCTCCGCGATCCGCCGGTACATCGCACGCTTCACCTCCGCGTCGCGTCCGGCGCGCATCGTGACCGCCACGATCACCAGGGAGTCGTCCCGGCGCACGCCCGATGCGGATGAAGGGTGCGGATCGAACGGACTGTACATACTAGTAGGTACTGAGGGCGTGGCGCGGGGCACATCGTTGTGCAACTAGTTGCATAAACGGGGACGGGTGCTCTACAACAAGATGCGACCGCATCTGTGCACGGAGGGCCTGACATGAGCCGCTACCCCCACCTGCTGACCCCGCTCGACCTGGGGTTCACCACGCTGCCCAACCGGGTGCTCATGGGGTCCATGCACGTGGGCCTGGAGGAGGCCGAGCGCGGGTTCGAGCGGATGGCGGAGTTCTACGCCGCCCGGGCGCGCGGCGGTGTCGGGCTCATCGTGACCGGGGGCATCGCGCCGAACGAGGAGGGCCGGCCGTACGAGGGCGGGGCCATGCTCACCACCGAGGCGGAGGCCGAGCGGCACCGGGTCGTCACCGGGGCGGTGCACGAGGCGGGCGGCCGCATCGCGATGCAGATCCTGCACTTCGGGCGGTACGCCTACCACCAGGACCTCGTCGCCCCGAGCCCTCTCCAGGCGCCGATCAGCCCCTTCGTGCCCCGCGAGCTGTCCGACGCCGATGTCGAGCGGACCGTCGAGGACTATGTGCGCGCCGCCCGCCTCGCCCGGCACGCCGGGTACGACGGCGTCGAGATCATGGGCTCCGAGGGCTATCTGATCAACGAGTTCATCGCGGCCCGCACCAACCACCGCACCGACCGCTGGGGCGGCTCCTACGAGAACCGGACGCGCTTCCCGGTCGAGATCGTGCGCCGGGTCCGCGAGGCCGTCGGCGAGGACTTCATCATCGTCTACCGGCTGTCCATGCTGGACCTCGTCCCCGGCGGCTCCTCGCACGCCGAGGTCGTCACCCTCGCCAAGGCCGTCGAGGCCGCGGGCGCCACCATCATCAACACCGGCATCGGCTGGCACGAGGCCCGCATCCCCACCATCGCCACCTCCGTGCCGCGCGGCGCCTACACCTGGGTCACCAAGAAGCTGATGGGCGAGGTGGCGATCCCCCTGGTGACCACCAACCGCATCAACACCCCCGAGCTGGCCGAGGAGTTGCTGGCCGGCGGCTGTGCCGACATGGTCTCCATGGCCCGGCCCATGCTCGCCGACCCCGACTTCGTCGCCAAGGCCGCCGCCGGCACCCCCGAGGCCATCAACACCTGCATCGGCTGCAACCAGGCATGCCTGGACCACACCTTCGGCGGCAAGCTCACCTCCTGCCTGGTCAACCCGCGCGCCTGCCACGAGACCGAGCTGGTGCTCTCCCCGACCCGCACGAGAAAGCGCGTCGCCGTGGTCGGCGCCGGACCCGCCGGACTCGCCTGCGCCGTCAGCGCCGCCGAACGCGGCCACGAGGTCACCCTGTTCGACGCCGCGAGCGAGATCGGCGGGCAGCTCAACGTCGCCCGCAAGGTCCCCGGCAAGCAGGAGTTCGACGAGACGCTGCGCTACTTCCGCCACCAGCTCGACGCCCACGGGGTCGCCGTACGGCTCGACACCTGGGTCGGCGCAGAGGACCTGGCCGACTACGACGAGGTGGTCGTCGCCACCGGCGTCACCCCGCGCACCCCCGACATCCCGGGCATCGACCACCCCCGGGTGCTCGGCTACCTCGACGTGCTGCGCGACGGCGCCCCCGTCGGCGAGCGGGTCGCCGTCCTCGGCGCCGGCGGCATCGGCTTCGACGTCGCCGAGTTCCTCACGGACGGCGGCGACAAGGCGAGCGAGGACCCCGAGACGTACTTCCGCAACTGGGGCGTCGACATGGAGTACTCCACGCCCGGCGGCCTCACCGAGCCGCGCCGCCCGGCCCCGCCGCGCCAGGTCCACCTCCTCCAGCGCAAGACCACCAAGGTCGGCGCCGGGCTCGGCAAGACCACCGGCTGGATCCACCGCGCCGAGCTGAAGCACCGCGGCGTCACCATGGTCCCGGGCGTGCGCTACGACCGGATCGACGACGCCGGACTGCACATCACCGTCGGCGAGCAGAGCACGGTCCTGGAGGTCGACACCGTCGTCCTGTGCACCGGCCAGGAGCCGCGCCGCGACCTGTACGAGGCGCTGGTCGCCGCCGGGCGCAGCGT is a genomic window of Streptomyces sp. WP-1 containing:
- a CDS encoding putative protein N(5)-glutamine methyltransferase, with the translated sequence MPTPSSLSPAAVVSALRAAGCVFAEDEAELILATARDAAELASMVDRRAAGLPLEHVLGWAEFHGLRIAVEPGVFVPRRRTEFLVDRALAEAPDASVVVDLCCGSGALGAALAAALDGARVHAADIDPAAVQCARRNLAPYGGHAHQGDLYAALPAVLRGRVGLLTANVPYVPTPDLPLLPAEARDHEPPTALDGGPDGLAVLRRVAAGAPAWLALGGRLLSETSERQAPAALAAFTEAGLSAHVAVSEEWSAHVVIGVRDKAV
- a CDS encoding SpoIIE family protein phosphatase, translated to MSAAGAAAAEGGEPARGPVPPGGLLDVLAVASVVLDTDGRIALWSPQAEELFGYTAREALGQYAARLMVDERHMQLVGKLFADVMTTGQSWAGGFPVRHKDGSTRLVEFRNMRLLDARGRVYALGLAADRSTVRRLEQDVALSERMVMQSPAGLAVFDTELRFVSVNPALERINGRPAAEHLGRRMADVVPELDIAGMEAGARRVLETGAPLIDHIVVGRTPADPDADHTWAVSLYRLDDAAGHVLGVACSVADITEQHRAAMEAEAARRRLAVIADAGARIGTTLELDRTARELAEVAVPELADVAAVDLLEAVVEGRPSTLGPMDPAVLRALALRPEDASDAVRAADTPGRIARYAPDRLVTECVRTGEAVLVPRVKDEDLPRIARSPEAAVLLGRAGLHSYLAVPLIARGEVLGALDLKRTVNARPFDADDVLLARELAARAAVQIDNARWYQNARNTALTLQRSLLPSSPPVTTGLEVASRYQPAGATSEVGGDWFDVIPLEGGRTALVVGDVMGSGIGAAATMGRLRTATTTLTALGLDPAVLLAHLDKTTSALDHSIATCVYAVHDPRLRQCRIANAGHLPPARIRPGRPPELLDLPTGVPLGVGGVSFSTVTVDFAPGDELVLYTDGLVETRHHTLDERLDLMLSLLTDPTRPLEETCDLLLRTLHHPDNHDDVALLIARAKEC
- a CDS encoding NADPH-dependent 2,4-dienoyl-CoA reductase, with amino-acid sequence MSRYPHLLTPLDLGFTTLPNRVLMGSMHVGLEEAERGFERMAEFYAARARGGVGLIVTGGIAPNEEGRPYEGGAMLTTEAEAERHRVVTGAVHEAGGRIAMQILHFGRYAYHQDLVAPSPLQAPISPFVPRELSDADVERTVEDYVRAARLARHAGYDGVEIMGSEGYLINEFIAARTNHRTDRWGGSYENRTRFPVEIVRRVREAVGEDFIIVYRLSMLDLVPGGSSHAEVVTLAKAVEAAGATIINTGIGWHEARIPTIATSVPRGAYTWVTKKLMGEVAIPLVTTNRINTPELAEELLAGGCADMVSMARPMLADPDFVAKAAAGTPEAINTCIGCNQACLDHTFGGKLTSCLVNPRACHETELVLSPTRTRKRVAVVGAGPAGLACAVSAAERGHEVTLFDAASEIGGQLNVARKVPGKQEFDETLRYFRHQLDAHGVAVRLDTWVGAEDLADYDEVVVATGVTPRTPDIPGIDHPRVLGYLDVLRDGAPVGERVAVLGAGGIGFDVAEFLTDGGDKASEDPETYFRNWGVDMEYSTPGGLTEPRRPAPPRQVHLLQRKTTKVGAGLGKTTGWIHRAELKHRGVTMVPGVRYDRIDDAGLHITVGEQSTVLEVDTVVLCTGQEPRRDLYEALVAAGRSVHLIGGADVAAELDAKRAIKQGTEVAAAL